In the Triplophysa dalaica isolate WHDGS20190420 chromosome 8, ASM1584641v1, whole genome shotgun sequence genome, CACAATCTATAATAAACTCTTCACAACAGAAAATGAAGTACACTGGCGTTTATAAGATCCTCATGAGTTCAGTGAAGCGAGGTGATAGAATGATAAATCTGACCTTTGTACGTGGTGACAGGGACGTATGTGACCAGTGTGTACAGCTTGTTTGGGGAATCTTCATCTTCATTACGTTTCCTGGAGAGACGCACACGCATGCGGTACGGCACGTTCCTAAAAAAACACGCAACATGCATTCAAGACTGAGGAAAGAGCACAGAAGCCCATCGCTAtcaaaagacacaaacacactcctcACCTGATGCCTTTAGCCCACACAGCCTTGTTGAGACGAGTATCGATGCGGACGTCTGGTGTTCCCATCTCCTTTACGGCAAACTTACGGATCTCCTTCAGTGCACGAGGAGCTCTCCTCTTGAAAGACCTGCACCAcaacacattcatttacatATCCCTCAgccacaaaaacacacaaacatcagcgACTCTGTGTGACGTTTCTAACACACAGTGAACAGAAGAGAAGTTTAGGATCTCAGGAACGAGATGAACTCACATGCCATGGATGCGTTTGTGGATGTTGATGGTGTACTCGCGTGTCACCACCTCATTGATGGCCGAACGACCCTTCTTCTTCTCACCCTTCTTCAGAGGAgccatctgcacacacacacacacacgtcttgTTTATCATCTCCGTGGGAACAATAGTGTAATGAGTTGTATTCTGTACATTATATctcctaaacctaaagatcgtaaaacattgcatttttagattttctaaAATGATCTTTCTGTACAACttataagcttttgtgcttGTAGGGACCTCAATTTATGTCCCACAGAGACACGAGTCCAGTTGATGTGCGTCAGTgttaggtccccactaacatataaaaacacagtccacacacacacacacaggtatgAGTTCACCTGAAGATCTCACTGTCCAGCATCAGTCACACACAACATCACCAACTGCCCACAAACTCACGACAGAACACATCCTTTAACGCGTCTCTCCTAATATATGACACGAACAGCTCGTGATTTGCGTGTTATTCAGAAAAGCTTCAAGATGAGACGTTCCGGCTCAGTGTCGACACAACACACATCGTCAACAGTTTAGAACACATAATACTCTATTTCTAAGTTCTATATTTCACAAGGAGCCTTACGAGTTAAGTCGTGTGATTGACCGATTTTCTCGTTCCCCTGAATTCGTCTCAACTCGTAAGACGCGACCACTGAGACGCTTAAACTAACTTCACATCAGCATCACAGACGCGTCAAAAAGCATCCGAATAATCGGTTACATATCCCTACACTCATGTGTgacattaaacatcattttaagTGAATAATCGCGTTGATGATTGAAGATTCATAACTGATATTTGCAAGTCTGGTACTCACTCTGTTAGATCAGTAAGGGAAAGGAAGGTGCGATGGATTGTGGGTAAGATTCAAAGCATAAAGGGATTCACTTCCGGGTCCCGCGACCTCTccgtattttgtttaaaataaagcaaatgtaATAAATGCAATGTTAAATGATATGATTTTTATGTGGGAAACTAGCTTTAATTTACGACACGGTGATTTATCTGTGAGTATAGAAGTTAAGGAGTTTCTGTAGTGGTTGGTTTTGTTTCGAACTACAAATCCAAAAAGTCCATTCGACGCACCGGAAGTGTTGCGGAGGAAGTGTACACGGGAAGCACTTGGACGCGACAGTTTTGAACGGAAGATTCAGATATTACAGCAGAAAGAATTAAATTACCAAATCATAAGCGCGTGTGATATCGCAGAGAAGCGGCGCGTCAGTGCCGGAAATGATGGCGCGTTAACGCGTCTGTGTTTGTTAAATAGATGAACTCTAATGAGGTAAAtgttacacatacacactgtgAGTCTAAACTTACTAATCATTCCTTCCTATACAGCATTTATGTTCGCTTCAAAGGGTTTATTCATGCTAAAGGTGCAGTAGGCTCTAGGATTTGACACGTTTAAAAACttttggagctaaactgtgtcTTGTGGCGTACTGTGAGCTTGAGCGCGTAATTGTTTTGAATTGTCATttcaatatttgtgtttattctaATACAGTGTTCTGATCTCCAGTGTTTATTCTAATACAGTGTTCTGATCTCCAGTGTTTATTCTAATACAGTGTTCTGATCTACAGTGTTTATTCTAATACAGTGTTCTGATCTCCAGTGTTTATTCTAATATAGTGTTCTGATCTCCAGTGTTTATTCTAATAGAGTGTTCTGATATCCAGTGTTAATCTGTTCTCTAGTGTTCTGATCTCCAGTGTTTATTCTAATACAGTGTTCTGATCTACAGTGTTTATTCTAATACAGTGTTCTGATCTACAGTGTTTATTCTAATATAGTGTTCTGATCTCCAGTGTTTATTCTAATACAGTGTTCTGATCTACAGTGTTTATTCTAATACAGTGTTGTGATCTACAGTGTTTATTCTAATACAGTGTTCTGATCTACAGTGTTTATTCTAATACAGTGTTCTGATCTCCAGTGTTTATTCTAATACAGTGTTCTGATCTCCAGTGTTTATTCTAATACAGTGTTCTGATCTCCAGTGTTTATTCTAATACAGTGTTCTGATctccagtgtttattttaatagagTGTTCTGATCTACAGTGTTTATTCTAATACAGTGTTCTGATCTACAGTGTTTATTCTAATACAGTGTTCTGATCTACAGTGTTTATTCTAATACAGTGTTCTGATCTCCAGTGTTTATTCTAATACAGTGTTCTGATctccagtgtttattttaatatagtgTTCTGATCTACAGTGTTTATTCTAATACAGTGTTCTGATCTACAGTGTTTATTCTAATACAGTGTTCTGATCTACAGTGTTTATTCTAATATAGTGTTCTGATCTCCAGTGTTTATTCTAATACAGTGTTCTGATCTACAGTGTTTATTCTAATACAGTGTTCTGATCTACAGTGTTTATTCTAATACAGTGTTCTGATCTCCAGTGTTTATTCGAATACAGTGTTCTGATCTCCAGTGTTTATTCGAATACAGTTTTCTGATCTCCAGTGTAATTCTAATCCAGTGTTCTGATCTCCAGTGTTTATTCGAATACAGTTTTCTGATCTCCAGTGTAATTCTAATCCAGTGTTCTGATCTCCAGTGTTTATTCTAATACAGTGTTCTGATCTACAGTGTTTATTCTAATACAGTGTTCTGATCTCCAGTGTTTATTCTAATACAGTGTTCTGATCTACAGTGTTTATTCTAATACAGTGTTCTGATCTACAGTGTTTATTCTAATATAGTGTTCTGATCTCCAGTGTTTATTCTAATACAGTGTTCTGATCTACAGTGTTTATTCTAATACAGTGTTCTGATCTCCAGTGTTTATTCGAATACAGTGTTCTGATCTCCAGTGTTTATTCGAATACAGTTTTCTGATCTCCAGTGTAATTCTAATCCAGTGTTCTGATCTCCAGTGTTATTCTGTTTTCTAGTGTAGTGGTCCAGTCTGACTGAGGAATCATGACTCTGGCTCCTAAGGAGCTGTCTAACCTGCTGGGCATCATGTCTGAAGATGCCTGCAGTAACAGCTTCGAGCAGCTCTCCACCGCCTTCCATCACTGTTTCGgtaaagccgagcacttccgggTGGGTTCAGTTCTGGTGATGTTGCTGCAGCAGCCCGACCTCCTGCCCAGCGCTCCTCAGCGGCTCACGGCGCTCTATCTGCTGTGGGAGATGTACCGCACCGAGCCGCTGGCCGCAAACCCCTTCGCCGCTGTGTTCGCACACCTGCTGAACCCGTCGCCCGCCGAAGAGGAGCCAGAGAACCCGCTCTCAGGTACACGCACCTGACCACACATGACAACCTCTCAGGTACCAGAACACACGCGT is a window encoding:
- the rpl31 gene encoding 60S ribosomal protein L31, encoding MAPLKKGEKKKGRSAINEVVTREYTINIHKRIHGMSFKRRAPRALKEIRKFAVKEMGTPDVRIDTRLNKAVWAKGIRNVPYRMRVRLSRKRNEDEDSPNKLYTLVTYVPVTTYKGLQTVNVDEN